The Terriglobus sp. TAA 43 sequence CTGGACACCTACCTCGGCCAGCAGCTCGACGTTCGCGTTATCAAGCTGAACAAGAAGCGCGGCAACGTGGTTATCTCCCGCAAGGAAATCCTTGAGGAAGAGCAGAACGCCAAGAAGTCCGTCACGCTGGAGACCCTCGAAGAGGGCACCGTGCTGACCGGCGTTGTGAAGAACCTGACCGACTACGGCGCATTCGTTGAGCTGGGCGGCCTTGACGGCCTGCTCCACATCACCGACATGAGCTGGGGTCGCCTCACCCACCCGCGCGATCTCGTGCAGGTGGGCGACGAGATCCAGGTGAAGGTCCTCAAGTTCGACAAGGATAAGCACCGCGTTTCGCTCGGATTCAAGCAGCTCACGCCTGATCCGTGGCTCGACGCGACCGAGCGTTACCCCATCGGTGCACAGGTCAAGGGACGTGTTCTGTCCGTGACCGACTACGGCGCATTCGTTGAGCTGGAACAGGGCATCGAAGGCCTGGTCCACGTCTCGGAGATGACCTGGTCCAAGCGGATGAAGCACCCGTCGAAGATGGTCAAGCCCGGCGATGAAGTCGACACCATCATCCTCCAGGTAAACCCGAACGATCGCCGCATCTCGCTTGGCATGAAGCAGCTGCAGGACAATCCGTGGGAGCAGTTGGAGAACAAGTACCCCACCGGTGCAACGGTTGAGGGTCGCGTTCGCAACCTGACCGACTTCGGTGCATTCATCGAGATCGAAGACGGCATCGACGGCCTGGTTCACGTTTCGAACCTGAGCTGGACGAAGCGCATCAAGCATCCTTCGGAAGTTCTGAAGAAGGGCGAGAAGGTTAAGGCTGTTGTTCTCGGTGTTGAGCCGGAGAACCGTCGCCTGAGCCTTGGCGTGAAGCAGCTCGAGCCCGATGTATGGGATACCTTCTTCGCTCAGCACCGCGTTGGTGATGTGGTCAAGGGCAAGGTTCTTCGCACCGCACAGTTCGGCGCATTCGTTGAGATCGCCGAGGGTGTTGAAGGTCTGTGCCACGTCTCCGAAGCAGTGGACGAGACCGGCAAGCAGGCGGAACTCCAGGTTGGTTCTGAGCACGAGTTCAAGATCGTGAAGATGAGCCCCGACGAGAAGAAGGTAGGCCTCAGCCTCCGTGGTATCGGCGAAGAAGCCAGCCGCGAAGAGGTGGAGAGCTACAAGACTCCTTCCACCAGCTCCTCCAGCAGCTCGTCCTCCAGCACCACGCTGGGCGACCTCATCAACTGGAAGCGCTCCGAGCGCGAGTAACTCTCGCCTCATGCAACATCAGCAAGGGCCACCCGCAAGGGTGGCCCTTCTGCTTTACGATCTTCCCTGACCTTCCCTACCGATGTTCCCTTCCGTTGGGGTACTTCAAAAGAACATCCCTCGGGATGAACAAGGCTCATCATCCCAGGCGATAGCGCCGTGAAGTAGAAGGAAAGGCTTTCCTGTCCCGGTGTCGCGCGTTCCATATCAGTGGGAGCAGGACGACGATCTATTTCTCTTTTTCTTTCTCGTCCTCGGAAGTCATCTTCGCCGATGCGCGATGGAAGACCTCAATCTCAGCCGCAGCAAAGGCATCCGGTGGCACGCCACCAATGGCGACATATCCCGGCTCCGCGCCAAACTGCTCTGCGATGCGGTTCCACGCATGGAAGGGCGATGTCGTAGCCAGAAGCACAAACTTACGCTTCGGTTCGGGCCGGCTGAAATACCAGATCCAGATCAGTTCTGCCGTGCAGTTCGTCAGAATCTGCACGATTGCATAAGGACGGTAGAGATAGTGGGTCTGGAAGAAATAAGGAGCCTGCAGCGTATTCATCAGCGACGTAAGGGCCAGGCCGAAGCTCGTTCCGAAGACCCGACTACGCAGCGAAAGCCCCATAGGACGAATCGCGAGACAGACAAAGATCACCAGGCTGACGGTGATTGTTCCGCCAATGCGTTGGAGCTCGCTCACCAACCCAACCATCACGTGTTCTCCGTGCACGGCAGTCGTGTGGGAAGCGTCAAACGCCAGAAAGATCGTGATTGCAAGAATCCATAGATAGACGATATTGCCGAGTTGCTGGAGACCTTTGAGAGGGCGCATGGCCTCGCGCAATACAAAGTAGGTCATCAGAACAGCAAACAGAGCTTCCAGGGCAAAACACAACCAGAAGGAATAGAAGTAAATGTTGTAGGCGGCCCTGGCGCTGATGCCATGCGCGCGTCCGTGTGCGCGGAGCCATTCAAACGTAAAGAAA is a genomic window containing:
- a CDS encoding 30S ribosomal protein S1 — its product is MPTETTTPDNLHEANGPVTENVSDPAVGANHLVTPAPETTTAEITDGPDDIDYDAADFAAALESFDREQAEEKAAASSAMEEDKVITGTVVKITDKHVVVDIGLKSEGLIPKEQVLDHTGEPKLAVGDAVEVVVEREESEGGYLVSYEKAQRHRLWDQLEKAAADKTPVTGTVLSRVKGGLTVDIGVKAFLPGSQVEIRPVRNLDTYLGQQLDVRVIKLNKKRGNVVISRKEILEEEQNAKKSVTLETLEEGTVLTGVVKNLTDYGAFVELGGLDGLLHITDMSWGRLTHPRDLVQVGDEIQVKVLKFDKDKHRVSLGFKQLTPDPWLDATERYPIGAQVKGRVLSVTDYGAFVELEQGIEGLVHVSEMTWSKRMKHPSKMVKPGDEVDTIILQVNPNDRRISLGMKQLQDNPWEQLENKYPTGATVEGRVRNLTDFGAFIEIEDGIDGLVHVSNLSWTKRIKHPSEVLKKGEKVKAVVLGVEPENRRLSLGVKQLEPDVWDTFFAQHRVGDVVKGKVLRTAQFGAFVEIAEGVEGLCHVSEAVDETGKQAELQVGSEHEFKIVKMSPDEKKVGLSLRGIGEEASREEVESYKTPSTSSSSSSSSSTTLGDLINWKRSERE